A DNA window from uncultured Methanoregula sp. contains the following coding sequences:
- a CDS encoding response regulator, translating to MLSVLYVDDDPLLLDVGKLFLEQSGAFQVEILSSTAEALEKIQTNNYDAVISDYQMPEMDGIQFLKAVREQYPHLPFIIFTGKGREEIVIEALNNGADHYLQKGGDPKSQFAELKHNIERAVERKRTHDTILHLNRLNAVLSSTNRAVVRIRNREALLNETCRIAVEEGKFLMAWIGMIDMKTRTVNPVAACGYVDGYLNTLSISVDNIPCSMGLTGTAIREGRTIISNDIDSDPRMAHCRDEAAKRGYRSSASIPLHCDKKMLGAVRFYSGEKDFFNDEETHLLEDLVADICFALEMLDAKRA from the coding sequence ATGCTTTCGGTCTTGTACGTTGATGATGACCCGCTGCTCCTTGATGTGGGAAAACTTTTTCTTGAGCAGTCGGGTGCCTTCCAGGTCGAGATTCTCTCGTCGACAGCAGAAGCTCTGGAAAAGATCCAGACAAACAACTACGATGCGGTTATCTCCGATTACCAGATGCCGGAAATGGACGGGATCCAGTTCCTCAAAGCCGTGAGGGAGCAATACCCGCATCTCCCGTTCATCATTTTTACCGGGAAAGGAAGGGAGGAGATCGTGATCGAGGCGCTGAACAACGGGGCGGATCATTACCTCCAGAAAGGTGGAGATCCAAAGTCCCAGTTTGCCGAGCTGAAACATAACATCGAGCGGGCGGTAGAAAGGAAACGTACCCACGACACGATCCTTCACCTGAACCGGCTGAATGCCGTGTTGTCCAGCACCAACCGTGCCGTTGTCCGGATCCGCAACCGGGAAGCCCTTCTCAACGAAACCTGCAGGATTGCCGTTGAAGAAGGAAAATTCCTCATGGCCTGGATCGGGATGATCGACATGAAGACCCGGACGGTCAACCCCGTTGCTGCCTGCGGGTACGTTGACGGATACCTGAATACGCTCTCGATCAGCGTCGACAACATACCCTGCAGTATGGGGCTGACCGGAACCGCCATCCGGGAAGGCCGGACAATAATCAGCAATGATATTGATTCCGATCCACGGATGGCTCACTGCCGCGATGAAGCCGCAAAACGGGGCTACCGTTCTTCCGCAAGCATTCCCCTGCACTGTGATAAAAAAATGCTGGGAGCAGTACGGTTTTACTCCGGGGAGAAGGATTTTTTCAATGACGAAGAAACCCATTTGCTGGAAGACCTGGTTGCCGACATCTGTTTTGCCCTTGAGATGCTGGATGCAAAAAGAGCCTGA
- a CDS encoding methanogenesis marker 8 protein, translating into MTRATGKDEHVIEAVGRCRIIVRNGVVTEVGEAQIRDCPLAKRFAYPIPDIKSESVKANIEHRIKAFGMCTPDREVLDNREFVGFGASEILSFGLAAGLIDAVVLACDGAGTVVVTTPALVQGIGGRMSGLVSTSPYPSVMDRIEAHGGFVLDRENASLDQLAGVALAAEKGFRKIAVTVALPENAAAIRRIHPETLIFGVHVTGLSAGEAEMLVAASDLVTSCASKTIREIAGKKALVQAGIAIPIFALTRAGKELIIGKIRCSDEPLLVKPTKLPALGDRQPEPLV; encoded by the coding sequence ATGACCAGAGCTACGGGAAAAGACGAACACGTTATCGAAGCGGTCGGCAGATGCAGGATAATTGTCCGCAACGGCGTGGTGACCGAAGTGGGTGAAGCACAGATCCGCGACTGCCCGCTTGCAAAAAGGTTTGCGTACCCGATTCCGGATATCAAATCCGAGTCCGTGAAAGCCAATATCGAGCACCGGATCAAGGCGTTTGGCATGTGCACGCCGGACAGGGAAGTCCTGGACAACCGGGAATTCGTTGGGTTCGGCGCATCCGAGATCCTCAGTTTCGGCCTTGCTGCCGGGCTTATCGATGCCGTGGTCCTGGCCTGTGACGGGGCCGGGACCGTTGTTGTCACAACACCGGCTCTTGTCCAGGGCATCGGGGGCCGGATGTCCGGCCTTGTTTCAACCTCCCCGTATCCATCCGTGATGGACCGGATCGAAGCCCATGGCGGGTTTGTCCTGGACCGGGAGAACGCCTCGCTCGACCAGCTGGCCGGAGTTGCCCTTGCCGCTGAGAAAGGGTTCCGGAAGATTGCTGTTACGGTTGCCCTGCCGGAGAACGCAGCAGCGATCCGCAGGATACACCCGGAGACGCTCATCTTCGGGGTCCATGTTACCGGGCTCTCCGCAGGGGAAGCGGAGATGCTGGTCGCAGCATCGGATCTCGTCACCAGCTGCGCATCAAAAACCATCCGCGAGATTGCCGGGAAAAAGGCCCTGGTGCAGGCCGGCATTGCCATCCCGATCTTTGCCCTCACCCGGGCGGGAAAGGAGCTCATCATCGGGAAGATCCGCTGTTCCGACGAGCCGCTTCTTGTCAAACCGACAAAACTCCCGGCGCTTGGGGACAGGCAGCCGGAACCGCTGGTCTGA
- a CDS encoding cation:proton antiporter: MALELLTDILIVFAIALVVGMIFNRIKVPPLVAFILTGVIVGPYGLSIIKGQEQVTSLAEIGIILLLFTIGLEFSFKDLWKIRLIAVVGGALQVGLSFVFFCGLAFLIGLPTNEAILMGFLFSLSSTAIVLKILHQSGEMDSPHGSIALGILIFQDLVAIPMMMVIPFLASIPLLDPTPLLSGEALVALVFKDIIVVLVLIACAKWIIPRVMHEIARTRNQELFLLVVILTCFGVAWMVSSTGLSLAIGALLAGLIISGSEYSHQATSIILPFRDIFTSFFFISVGMLVDVRFFIDNFWFILFLIVIAIVAKALLATAAPLALGYPLRTAAMTGLALAQVGEFSFILAQSGYLAGILPFSAYQTFLVVALVTMAVTPFIIGIGQPVTGRLCRIPALSRVSEGTCGIDDERSRVKKKDHLVIIGYGVTGRNLSLTARGAGIEYSIIELNPDLVKEARKNGEPVVFGDATSEGVLRHAGLPDARIAVIAINDPVATRKITSLCRGLKSSLTIIVRTRYVSEVKALREIGANEVVAEEFETSVEIFTIVLNKFFVPRSRIDKFITDIRADGYQMLRTRRIPDGTLPDLVQHIPNISIVAFAVEAGSPLVGRTFGELNLRKQHNLLVLAIRRDGNTLTGLGGESMLEAGDVAIVYGSPEDITSGARLFEGS; this comes from the coding sequence ACGGGCTTTCCATCATCAAAGGTCAGGAACAGGTAACGAGCCTCGCCGAGATTGGTATCATCCTTCTTCTCTTTACCATCGGCCTTGAATTTTCGTTCAAGGACCTCTGGAAAATCCGGCTCATCGCGGTCGTGGGAGGCGCACTCCAGGTCGGGCTCTCGTTTGTATTTTTCTGTGGCCTTGCATTCCTTATCGGCCTCCCGACAAACGAAGCCATTCTCATGGGATTCCTCTTCTCGCTCTCAAGCACGGCAATCGTGCTCAAGATCCTGCACCAGAGCGGGGAGATGGACTCTCCCCATGGCAGCATCGCGCTCGGCATCCTGATCTTCCAGGATCTTGTCGCCATCCCCATGATGATGGTGATACCCTTCCTTGCAAGCATCCCGCTGCTGGACCCGACCCCGCTTCTCTCCGGGGAGGCGCTCGTCGCCCTTGTTTTCAAGGACATCATCGTTGTCCTTGTTCTCATTGCGTGCGCCAAATGGATCATCCCGCGGGTCATGCATGAGATTGCCCGGACCCGCAACCAGGAACTCTTCCTGCTTGTGGTCATCCTCACCTGTTTTGGCGTTGCATGGATGGTCTCATCCACCGGCCTCTCGCTTGCAATCGGGGCACTCCTTGCAGGACTGATCATATCTGGATCCGAATACAGCCACCAGGCAACAAGCATCATTCTGCCCTTCCGGGACATCTTCACCAGTTTCTTCTTCATCTCGGTCGGCATGCTCGTGGATGTCCGGTTCTTTATTGACAACTTCTGGTTCATCCTTTTCTTGATTGTCATAGCAATTGTAGCCAAAGCCCTGCTCGCAACAGCAGCTCCTCTTGCCCTTGGTTACCCGCTCCGGACCGCTGCCATGACCGGTCTTGCGCTTGCCCAGGTCGGGGAGTTCTCGTTCATCCTTGCCCAGAGCGGATACCTGGCCGGCATCCTGCCGTTTTCAGCGTACCAGACGTTCCTTGTCGTAGCTCTTGTCACAATGGCAGTCACCCCTTTTATCATCGGGATCGGCCAGCCCGTTACCGGCCGGCTCTGCAGGATACCGGCCCTGTCCCGGGTCTCGGAAGGAACGTGCGGCATTGATGACGAGCGGTCCCGGGTCAAGAAAAAGGACCATCTTGTCATCATCGGGTATGGCGTCACCGGCCGGAACCTCTCCCTGACGGCAAGGGGTGCCGGGATAGAATACAGCATCATCGAACTCAATCCCGACCTGGTAAAGGAGGCACGGAAAAACGGGGAACCGGTGGTCTTTGGCGATGCAACAAGCGAAGGCGTGCTCCGTCATGCCGGTCTGCCGGATGCCCGTATTGCAGTCATTGCCATCAATGATCCGGTTGCAACCCGGAAGATCACGAGCCTGTGCCGCGGCCTGAAATCCTCGCTCACGATCATAGTCCGGACCCGGTATGTCAGCGAAGTTAAGGCCTTGCGGGAGATCGGCGCCAATGAGGTTGTTGCAGAAGAGTTTGAGACCTCGGTCGAGATATTCACCATTGTCTTAAACAAGTTCTTTGTCCCCCGCAGCAGGATAGACAAGTTCATCACGGATATACGGGCCGACGGGTACCAGATGCTGCGCACCCGGAGGATTCCGGACGGAACCCTGCCGGATCTGGTCCAGCATATTCCGAATATCTCTATCGTGGCATTCGCGGTTGAGGCCGGATCCCCTCTTGTCGGGAGAACATTCGGCGAGCTCAACCTGAGAAAACAGCATAACCTCCTCGTCCTTGCAATCCGGAGGGACGGGAACACCTTGACCGGCCTCGGTGGCGAATCGATGCTTGAGGCCGGGGACGTGGCAATCGTTTACGGCTCACCTGAAGATATCACGAGCGGTGCCCGCCTCTTCGAAGGATCGTGA
- a CDS encoding N-acetyltransferase gives MITLRELKDDDIAIIKAWPPYPADCTELDYALRNGGWLDEYAGKAGTEILVAMDGKSIAGFSVLEREPGRRAEFRIAVHPEKLGQGFGKTIALLTLARGFSDPGIDVIRLIVRKSNPRAQHLYSFLKFRSTGECTEQVQGRRVEFYTMEIDRATFREAKRS, from the coding sequence ATGATCACGCTCCGCGAACTCAAGGACGATGACATTGCAATCATCAAGGCGTGGCCCCCGTACCCGGCGGACTGCACGGAGCTCGACTATGCGCTCCGGAACGGTGGCTGGCTCGATGAGTACGCAGGAAAAGCGGGAACCGAGATCCTCGTTGCCATGGATGGCAAATCCATCGCAGGCTTCTCGGTGCTCGAGCGGGAGCCGGGCCGGCGGGCCGAGTTCCGGATCGCGGTCCACCCGGAGAAACTCGGGCAGGGCTTCGGGAAGACGATTGCGCTCCTCACCCTTGCCCGCGGTTTCTCCGATCCCGGCATTGATGTGATCCGGCTCATTGTCCGGAAGAGCAATCCCCGGGCGCAGCACCTGTACAGCTTCCTGAAGTTCAGGAGTACCGGGGAATGCACCGAGCAAGTCCAGGGAAGGAGGGTGGAATTCTACACAATGGAGATAGACCGGGCAACGTTCCGGGAGGCGAAGAGATCATGA
- the eif1A gene encoding translation initiation factor eIF-1A, whose translation MSFHKRNDAASDPNAVNPDGSPVARVRLPKKWNREQFALAELMLGANHIRVQCMDGITRMGRIKGKMKKRAWIREGDTVLVVPWSFQDEKCDIIFRYLKPQTDWLRKNRYI comes from the coding sequence ATGAGTTTTCACAAAAGAAATGATGCAGCGTCAGATCCGAATGCAGTAAACCCCGATGGCAGCCCTGTTGCCCGGGTACGACTGCCGAAAAAATGGAACAGGGAACAGTTCGCTCTTGCCGAGTTGATGCTTGGCGCAAATCACATCCGCGTCCAGTGCATGGACGGGATCACCCGCATGGGCCGGATCAAGGGAAAGATGAAAAAACGGGCCTGGATCCGCGAAGGCGACACGGTCCTTGTCGTCCCCTGGAGTTTCCAGGACGAGAAATGCGATATTATCTTCCGGTATCTCAAACCGCAGACCGACTGGCTGCGGAAAAACCGGTACATTTAA
- a CDS encoding CRISPR-associated endonuclease Cas6: MNLRIFTLQLEPVNPIAFSIESLRSFFNKELLAYIALRNDREGFIHRYPAVQCKLVKTQLMAVGIAQGADFLQRLGDGPAIATGPDTCRVTGRDPAVRKEPFGIAAEPETYEFQTAWLALNQQNAKKFYDLKGKPERDAFMQKILLSHLATLAKSLDCPLASPITCETKVRFKRERIDRENVIVFYGKFRTNLAIPDYLGIGQSLSQGYGTVRRLEPEIQLAGTGSAD; this comes from the coding sequence ATGAACCTCCGCATCTTCACCCTCCAGCTCGAACCGGTGAACCCGATAGCGTTCTCCATCGAGAGTCTCCGCTCCTTCTTCAACAAGGAGTTGCTGGCATACATCGCGCTCAGGAATGACCGCGAAGGATTCATCCACCGGTATCCCGCGGTCCAGTGCAAGCTGGTGAAGACGCAGCTCATGGCAGTCGGGATAGCTCAGGGAGCAGATTTCCTGCAACGGCTCGGAGATGGCCCGGCCATTGCAACCGGTCCGGACACCTGCAGGGTCACCGGCCGGGACCCGGCAGTGAGAAAAGAGCCGTTCGGGATCGCGGCCGAACCTGAAACTTACGAGTTCCAGACCGCATGGCTTGCGCTCAACCAGCAGAACGCCAAGAAGTTCTACGATCTCAAGGGCAAACCCGAACGGGATGCCTTCATGCAGAAAATTCTCCTCTCCCACCTTGCCACCCTTGCAAAATCGCTGGACTGTCCTCTTGCTTCCCCGATAACCTGCGAAACGAAAGTCCGGTTCAAACGGGAGCGGATCGACCGGGAGAACGTTATCGTCTTTTACGGCAAGTTCAGGACCAATCTTGCCATTCCGGACTACCTTGGGATCGGCCAGTCCCTCTCGCAGGGCTATGGCACGGTCCGCAGGCTGGAGCCGGAGATCCAGCTTGCCGGGACCGGGTCCGCTGATTAA
- a CDS encoding DHA2 family efflux MFS transporter permease subunit produces MDTTSPGTKQAGFTLLTISISLAVFMSSLDGTIVNIALPTISTDFNLSSSTVSWVATIYLLVLAGCVLIFGKLADRVGFKKIFLTGFLIFTLGSFSCAVLPDLLNSFGALVGSRVFQAIGGAMITAIAPAMVTAFIPMSQKGKAMGVIMTAAALGTAIGPTIGGVLTQYLSWHWIFFINVPVGIIAVLLGAKVIPLNKPVREQSGFDKAGALLIFVGLAALLFAVSEGISLGWTSPVILGALALAVITLGYFVWHELRVADPLLELRLFKNKNFFMTNLIMALVFFSFAGINYLLPFYLQYVKGYGVSDSGLILTALSVAMMVAGVLAGMLYNRIGGRKLCIAAGILLVIGYFMMTLLRVNTPSGFVTLTLLVIGFSLGLMVTPASNMIMNSVGKQYQGMVSSLTSLERFAPLTLGIAFANLVFMQGIAVIAGHRGITESAPAKIQMELMTAGFDLAFFASLVVAVVILILAILAKQEVHPDYQSGNDKDVSMGLL; encoded by the coding sequence ATGGATACGACCTCCCCGGGTACGAAACAGGCCGGTTTTACCCTCCTGACCATCTCCATATCCCTTGCCGTCTTCATGTCCTCGCTTGACGGCACAATCGTGAATATTGCCCTGCCCACCATCTCGACCGATTTCAACCTCTCGTCGAGTACCGTGAGCTGGGTTGCAACCATCTACCTGCTGGTGCTCGCCGGCTGCGTCCTCATCTTCGGCAAACTCGCCGACCGTGTCGGGTTCAAGAAGATCTTTCTTACAGGATTTCTCATCTTCACGCTCGGGTCGTTCTCGTGTGCCGTTCTGCCGGATCTCCTGAATTCCTTTGGCGCGCTCGTCGGCTCGCGTGTCTTCCAGGCAATCGGCGGCGCCATGATAACCGCGATTGCACCGGCGATGGTCACCGCGTTCATCCCCATGTCGCAGAAAGGAAAGGCCATGGGGGTCATCATGACGGCAGCAGCACTCGGGACGGCGATCGGGCCTACGATCGGCGGAGTGCTCACCCAGTATCTCTCCTGGCACTGGATCTTCTTCATCAACGTGCCGGTAGGAATCATCGCTGTCCTGCTGGGTGCAAAAGTCATTCCCCTGAATAAACCGGTTAGAGAACAGTCGGGTTTCGACAAGGCCGGCGCATTGCTGATCTTTGTCGGGCTTGCGGCCCTGCTCTTTGCAGTTTCTGAAGGCATATCGCTTGGCTGGACTTCCCCGGTCATCCTCGGCGCCCTCGCGCTTGCCGTCATCACGCTCGGTTACTTTGTCTGGCACGAACTCAGGGTGGCTGACCCCCTCCTCGAGCTCCGCCTCTTCAAGAACAAGAATTTCTTCATGACCAACCTCATCATGGCGCTTGTCTTCTTCAGCTTTGCCGGTATCAACTACCTGCTCCCGTTCTATCTCCAGTACGTGAAGGGGTACGGGGTCTCGGATTCCGGCCTGATCCTCACGGCTCTGTCGGTTGCCATGATGGTAGCCGGGGTTCTCGCCGGTATGCTATACAACCGGATTGGTGGCAGGAAGCTCTGTATTGCCGCGGGCATCCTGCTCGTGATTGGATATTTCATGATGACGCTCCTCCGGGTAAATACCCCGTCCGGCTTTGTAACCCTCACCCTGCTCGTGATCGGGTTCAGCCTGGGCCTGATGGTCACACCGGCCTCGAACATGATCATGAATTCTGTCGGGAAGCAGTACCAGGGGATGGTCTCCAGCCTCACGAGCCTGGAGCGGTTCGCACCGCTCACCCTGGGCATCGCCTTTGCCAACCTCGTCTTCATGCAGGGTATCGCAGTCATTGCCGGGCATCGCGGGATCACCGAATCGGCACCGGCAAAGATCCAGATGGAACTGATGACGGCCGGGTTCGATCTCGCCTTCTTTGCCTCGCTTGTTGTCGCGGTCGTCATCCTCATCCTTGCGATCCTCGCAAAGCAGGAAGTGCACCCGGACTACCAGTCCGGTAATGACAAGGATGTATCGATGGGGCTGCTCTGA
- a CDS encoding methyl-accepting chemotaxis protein, producing MEKRDTGPFLNQSQNPGQLDDICEKNSRPTLIVDEELRIVRANAAFARMSGIDSDSVFRMKYTDLPFVSRTGDRLESAIGEMQCSFARISLRFRTGTYILEEQGIPFPKTPGSPCGLLLVLRDVTPEVRNAEAQAGAHAKLQHDYGERVKEQTLFYATAKLIQDDSDTPSAILQKIVRLIPPGWQYPEICEARITFPEIDVRSSGYRNVPWKQQAEFITRDGSRGIIEVVYLAEKPFEAEGPFLAEERNLINSLAEMLKTYLDRKISERDLQKKYHEQEKLLHDYGERVKEQTLFYATAKLIQDDSKKWEQILDTIVQLIPPGWQYPEVCAARIQFEDIVVTTPNYVDTRWKQSAEFLVKGKKRGILDIVYLVEKPFEAEGPFLAEERNLINSLAEMLKTYLDRKISEQELDTRYHEQEKLLHDYGERVKEQTLFYATAKLIQDDSKKWEQILDKIVQLIPPGWQYPEVCAARILFGDIVVTTPNFVNTEWKQSAEFLVKGGKRGILDIVYLEEKPSEAEGPFLAEERNLINSLAEMLKTYLDRKVSEQELDTRYHEIMEVRHYMEQEVAGLSAVYARMGEGDLTLRYDLNPPNEHTRATHDQLIKMRDAVQGIIDSLRKNIQRVNTEMETLTSSAGTTVRSIQVASGGIGSIARNSQLVSTNAGKVSNGIEQILHEVGDLSASVEEITASMEQVSSLSRQATELSREGARLAGGAEQNMEEIAQSTQKTSGIVLTIDHKMADISKIVELIRDIANQTNLLALNAAIEAARAGDAGRGFAVVAAEVKNLAQESKRSAEQIEGMIENLKGEAANAAYAMRETQTVVQRGSSAVSETLHSFTRIAADIEKVASSAKEVAAATGDQASTTSRITGSVNEITELIRATASEAEESASSTGKLSDAVGDISRMVEQVNSIALSALGANQRFRV from the coding sequence ATGGAAAAACGCGATACAGGACCGTTCCTGAATCAGTCACAGAATCCGGGCCAGCTCGATGATATCTGTGAAAAAAACTCCCGGCCTACGCTGATCGTTGACGAAGAGTTACGCATAGTTCGCGCAAATGCTGCATTTGCCCGGATGAGCGGAATTGACAGTGACTCAGTCTTCCGGATGAAGTACACGGATCTCCCGTTCGTTTCCAGGACCGGGGACCGGCTGGAGTCAGCGATTGGAGAGATGCAGTGCAGCTTTGCCAGGATCTCGCTGCGCTTCCGCACAGGAACATATATCCTGGAAGAGCAGGGTATCCCGTTTCCGAAAACCCCCGGCTCTCCATGCGGATTGCTCCTGGTACTTCGGGATGTTACCCCTGAAGTGAGGAATGCAGAAGCTCAGGCAGGAGCCCATGCAAAACTGCAGCACGATTATGGCGAACGGGTCAAAGAGCAGACACTCTTCTATGCTACCGCAAAACTGATCCAGGACGACTCGGATACTCCGTCTGCAATCCTCCAGAAGATTGTCCGGCTCATACCGCCCGGGTGGCAGTATCCCGAGATCTGCGAAGCCCGCATCACGTTTCCGGAAATTGATGTTCGGTCATCCGGGTACCGGAACGTTCCCTGGAAACAACAGGCAGAATTCATCACACGGGACGGGAGCCGGGGGATCATCGAAGTCGTGTACCTGGCTGAAAAACCATTCGAAGCAGAAGGGCCGTTCCTGGCAGAGGAGCGGAACCTGATCAATTCTCTGGCTGAGATGCTCAAGACTTACCTGGACCGGAAAATAAGCGAGCGGGACCTGCAGAAAAAATACCATGAGCAGGAAAAACTGCTCCATGATTATGGCGAGCGCGTAAAAGAGCAGACACTCTTCTATGCTACCGCAAAGTTGATCCAGGACGATTCAAAAAAATGGGAGCAGATCCTCGACACGATAGTCCAGCTCATCCCCCCCGGGTGGCAGTACCCCGAGGTCTGTGCCGCACGGATTCAGTTTGAGGATATCGTGGTGACCACGCCGAATTATGTCGATACCCGGTGGAAACAGTCAGCTGAATTTCTCGTAAAAGGCAAAAAACGCGGAATTCTGGATATCGTCTATCTTGTGGAAAAACCGTTCGAAGCGGAAGGGCCGTTCCTGGCTGAAGAACGGAACCTGATCAATTCTCTGGCTGAGATGCTCAAGACCTACCTGGACCGGAAGATAAGCGAGCAGGAACTCGATACCCGGTACCACGAGCAGGAAAAACTGCTCCATGATTATGGCGAACGTGTCAAGGAACAGACGCTCTTCTATGCCACCGCAAAACTGATCCAGGACGATTCAAAAAAATGGGAGCAGATCCTCGACAAGATAGTCCAGCTCATCCCCCCCGGGTGGCAGTACCCCGAGGTCTGTGCAGCACGGATACTGTTTGGGGATATCGTGGTAACAACGCCAAACTTTGTGAATACCGAGTGGAAACAGTCCGCTGAATTTCTCGTAAAAGGAGGAAAACGCGGAATCCTGGATATCGTCTATCTCGAGGAGAAACCATCCGAGGCTGAAGGGCCGTTCCTGGCAGAGGAACGGAACCTGATCAATTCACTGGCCGAGATGCTCAAGACCTATCTGGACCGGAAGGTAAGCGAACAGGAACTCGATACGCGGTACCATGAGATCATGGAAGTCCGGCACTACATGGAGCAGGAAGTGGCAGGTCTTTCGGCAGTGTATGCAAGGATGGGAGAAGGCGACCTCACGCTCCGGTACGATCTGAACCCGCCAAACGAACACACCCGGGCCACCCATGACCAGCTCATCAAGATGCGGGATGCAGTCCAGGGAATCATCGACAGCCTCCGTAAAAATATCCAAAGAGTGAACACGGAGATGGAAACCCTGACATCCTCTGCCGGTACAACGGTCCGGAGCATCCAGGTGGCTTCAGGAGGAATCGGGAGCATTGCACGGAATTCTCAGCTGGTCAGCACCAATGCCGGGAAAGTCTCGAACGGCATCGAACAGATCCTCCACGAGGTAGGAGATCTCAGTGCATCGGTCGAGGAGATCACAGCCAGCATGGAACAGGTCTCGTCCCTCTCACGGCAGGCAACCGAACTCTCCAGGGAAGGGGCACGCCTGGCCGGGGGTGCAGAACAGAACATGGAGGAGATCGCCCAGTCTACCCAGAAGACATCCGGGATTGTCTTGACAATCGATCACAAAATGGCAGACATCTCAAAAATTGTCGAACTCATCCGGGACATCGCAAACCAGACAAACCTCCTGGCCCTGAATGCAGCGATCGAAGCTGCCCGGGCCGGTGATGCCGGGCGCGGGTTTGCGGTGGTTGCCGCCGAAGTCAAAAACCTTGCCCAGGAATCAAAACGGTCCGCAGAGCAGATCGAGGGGATGATTGAGAACCTCAAAGGAGAAGCAGCTAACGCTGCTTATGCAATGAGGGAGACCCAGACCGTGGTTCAGCGGGGCTCATCCGCAGTCTCCGAGACCCTGCATTCATTCACCCGGATTGCTGCCGATATAGAAAAAGTCGCATCGAGCGCAAAAGAAGTAGCAGCGGCCACCGGGGATCAGGCTTCAACCACGAGCAGGATTACCGGAAGCGTAAACGAGATTACAGAACTGATACGGGCAACGGCCTCCGAAGCCGAAGAATCTGCATCATCCACCGGAAAATTATCTGATGCTGTCGGCGACATATCCCGCATGGTTGAGCAGGTCAATAGTATTGCCCTGTCAGCTCTTGGGGCAAACCAGAGGTTCCGGGTATGA
- a CDS encoding heparan-alpha-glucosaminide N-acetyltransferase, translating into MSTVSRLWEIDCARGIAILMMIVFHTVFDLSFFGIAAVNVATGFWRYFAYSTATLFLVIVGISLVVSHARAGQTLSGLPLAKKFVFRGAGIFALGLLVTLATYLYLHEGFVIFGILHLIGVAVMLSPLFFRFGKGNILIGLAIILAGFCIAGIQGPAYLIPLGLTPPSFSSVDYTPLLPWLGVVLVGMGAGEFLYRGGVRRFGIRTLPDLFVIPVSFLGRHSLVIYLVHQPVIILLLGAVTGVPVL; encoded by the coding sequence ATGAGTACCGTATCAAGGCTCTGGGAGATCGACTGTGCCCGGGGCATCGCGATCCTCATGATGATCGTCTTCCACACGGTATTCGACCTCAGTTTTTTCGGGATAGCTGCGGTCAATGTTGCAACCGGGTTCTGGCGGTACTTTGCCTATTCCACCGCAACGCTCTTCCTTGTCATTGTCGGGATATCCCTTGTGGTATCGCATGCAAGGGCCGGACAGACGCTCTCCGGCCTCCCGCTTGCAAAGAAATTCGTGTTCCGCGGGGCGGGTATTTTTGCGCTCGGCCTCCTTGTCACGCTTGCAACGTACCTGTACCTGCATGAAGGTTTCGTGATCTTCGGCATCCTGCACCTGATAGGCGTTGCAGTGATGCTCTCCCCCCTCTTCTTCCGGTTCGGGAAAGGAAATATCCTGATCGGGCTTGCGATCATCCTTGCAGGATTCTGTATTGCCGGGATCCAGGGGCCGGCATATCTCATCCCGCTCGGCCTCACTCCGCCATCATTTTCAAGTGTGGATTACACGCCGCTTTTGCCGTGGCTGGGGGTTGTACTGGTCGGCATGGGAGCAGGAGAATTCCTGTACCGGGGCGGGGTCCGCCGGTTTGGTATCCGAACCCTGCCGGATCTGTTCGTGATCCCGGTCTCGTTCCTTGGCCGTCACTCGCTCGTGATCTACCTGGTGCACCAGCCCGTCATCATCCTTCTCCTGGGAGCGGTAACCGGGGTTCCGGTTCTCTGA
- a CDS encoding MscL family protein — protein sequence MAEKDLKEAEKAIGGGVMAIGKGARGFNQEFMEFLQKYQVIGLAVAFVIGAAATKLVNSTVTDVIMPIVAVLTPGGNWREAVFQVGPIKFLAGDFAGAIIDFVIVAVVIFLTVKYVMKGDVSKKI from the coding sequence ATGGCTGAAAAGGATCTCAAAGAAGCAGAAAAAGCGATTGGCGGCGGCGTGATGGCGATTGGCAAGGGGGCCAGAGGTTTCAACCAGGAGTTTATGGAGTTCCTCCAGAAGTACCAGGTCATCGGGCTTGCGGTTGCCTTCGTGATCGGTGCGGCTGCGACAAAACTGGTCAACTCCACGGTGACCGATGTCATCATGCCGATCGTAGCTGTCCTCACCCCTGGAGGTAACTGGCGCGAGGCGGTATTTCAGGTCGGCCCGATCAAGTTCCTTGCCGGCGATTTCGCAGGTGCAATCATCGATTTCGTGATTGTTGCCGTTGTGATCTTCCTGACCGTGAAATATGTCATGAAAGGGGATGTGTCGAAAAAGATCTGA